The Streptococcus sp. DTU_2020_1001019_1_SI_AUS_MUR_006 sequence CTTTCTCTTTTCAAAAATCCCGACTTGTGATAAGATAGGCTGGTATGCGTTTAGATAAATTATTAGCCCAGGAAAAAATCAGCCGTAAGGCCATGAAACAAGCTCTTTTGAAAAAAGAAATCTTTGTAGATGGACACGCTGCTCGTTCCCTTGCACAGAATGTTGATACTGGATTACAAGAGCTGATTTTCAAAGATAAAAAAATCCAAGGATATGAACACACCTACCTCATGCTCCACAAACCTAACGGAGTCGTGACGGCAAGCAAGGATAAAAAACTCCCAACTGTCATGGACCTTCTTCCTCAGCATCTCCAGTCTGACCAACTCTACGCCATCGGCCGTCTGGATCGGGATACGACGGGTCTCCTCCTCTTAACGGATAATGGTCCCCTAGGTTTTCAACTCCTCCATCCTCAGTATCATGTGGATAAAACTTACCAAGTAGAGGTCAATGGGCCACTGACTCCCGACCATATCCAAGAGTTTAAAGATGGGATTGTTTTTCTTGATGGAACTATTTGTAAACCTGCTCAGCTTGAGATTCTATCTTCAAGCCCTAGTCTCAGCCGAGCCACCATCACCATCTCTGAAGGGAAATTTCATCAGGTCAAGAAAATGTTCCTCTCAGCCGGTGTCAAGGTCACTGCTCTCAAACGAGTTCAATTTGGAGATTTTATATTGGACCCTGAACTAGCAGAAGGTGACTTCCGACTTCTAAACTCACAAGAATTGGCAATCATTCGTGACTTTCTTAGAAAAAGTGGTTAAAAAATGAGGTTGGGACAAAAGATCCCGACCTCACTTTTTATTAGCAATCAAACTTTGACGCGGTTGCTGATTGAACTTTTTGTTCGTCTTTTAGACTCCAAAAAGCTCCTAATCATCCTCGCGGGGCTGGGACTACGAAATCGAGACTTTGTCTATCGATTTCTGTCACACCGCCATTTCTTATTTTTCAACTTTTACTTTCCCTGTCCAAGAATCCAATCCGTAAGAGAGGATATAGATTTCTGAGAAACCTTGTTTTTTCAAGAAAAGTGCTGCGTTTGTGACACGTTGCGCACGTTGGTTTTCATAGAGAAGGACAGGTTTATCCTTGCGAAGAGCTGCAAGACTTGTCTTCAATTGATTTGAAGGAATATTACGAGCTCCGAGGATATGTTTTCTGTGGAAGTCAGCTGGATCACGCAAGTCAATCAACTGACCTGTACGAATCAAAGACTCAAACTCTGCATTGTCTACAATTTTCGCTGCACGACGAATGCGAAGGTAGTTGTATCCCATCCAAGCCAACATCGCTA is a genomic window containing:
- a CDS encoding pseudouridine synthase, whose amino-acid sequence is MRLDKLLAQEKISRKAMKQALLKKEIFVDGHAARSLAQNVDTGLQELIFKDKKIQGYEHTYLMLHKPNGVVTASKDKKLPTVMDLLPQHLQSDQLYAIGRLDRDTTGLLLLTDNGPLGFQLLHPQYHVDKTYQVEVNGPLTPDHIQEFKDGIVFLDGTICKPAQLEILSSSPSLSRATITISEGKFHQVKKMFLSAGVKVTALKRVQFGDFILDPELAEGDFRLLNSQELAIIRDFLRKSG
- a CDS encoding rhodanese-like domain-containing protein gives rise to the protein MVTWVLWGLIVAMLAWMGYNYLRIRRAAKIVDNAEFESLIRTGQLIDLRDPADFHRKHILGARNIPSNQLKTSLAALRKDKPVLLYENQRAQRVTNAALFLKKQGFSEIYILSYGLDSWTGKVKVEK